The nucleotide window GAATCGGCTGGGCTCTCGCCGTCGGGACTCGCCGGCGACCTCGGCGCGCAGGCCGGCGGCTGGGAGAGTTCGATCGTGCGCTTTGACTCGACGGGAACCGTCACGGTCCTCGTCGGCACGGCCGATCAGGGACAGGGCCACCGCACGACGTTCGCCCAGATCGCCGCCGAGGAACTCGGCGTCGACGTCGACGACATCGACGTCGTCGAAGGTGACACCGATCAGATCCCACAGGGGCTTGGAACCTACGGCAGCCGAAGTGCCTCCGTCGGCGGCGGGGCCATCGCCCGCGGCGCACGCGAGGTACGCGAGAAAGCCCGCGAGATCGCCGCCCACCAACTCGAGGCCAGCGTCGACGATATCGAGTTCGACGACGGCGAGTTCCACGTCGCGGGTGCACCCGACCGCTCGTACCACATCCAGGAGATCGCCGCGGAGGCGTATCTGGGCCACGACCTCCCCGAGGAGATGGACCCCGGCCTCGAGGCGACGAACTTCTACGACCCGGAGAACTTCACGTTTCCCTTCGGCACGCACGTTGCCGTCGTCGAGGTCGACCCCGAAACGGGCGGGATCGACCTCGAGCGCTACGTCGCGGTCGACGACTGCGGCGAGATAATCAACCCGATGATCGTCGAGGGACAGGTTCACGGCGGCATCGCACAGGGTATCGGCGCGGCGCTGTACGAGGGGGCCGCCTACGACGACGACGGCCACCTCCTGACCCGCCGGATGGACGAGTACGCCGTCCCGCACTCGACGTACGTGCCGGACTTCGAGACCGACTACACGGTCACGCCCAGCCCGCACAATCCTATCGGCGTCAAAGGCGTCGGCGAGTCGGCAACGATCGCCGCCGCGCCGACCGTCGTCTCCGCCGTCGTCGACGCCCTTGAGCCGTTCGACGTCGATCACCTCGATATGCCGATCACGCCGGAGACGGTCTGGCAGGCTATGGGAGGTGGTGAGTGATGTACGCGAACGACTTCGAGTACTACCTTGCCGAGAGCATCGACGAGGCCGTCGACCTCCTCGAAGACCACGAGGGTGCCGAACTGCTCGCCGGCTCACACGGGTTGCTTCCCCGGATGCGGACCGGGGAGGAGGCCCCGCCGGTGCTCGTCGATATCAACGCGGTCGACGGGCTCTCGGGTATCGAACGCACCGACGGTGACCTCTCGGTGGGCGCGCTCGTGACCCACGCGGAACTCGCCGAGTCAGAGCTCGTTCGGGAACACGCACCAGCGCTCGCCGACGCGGCAGGCGAGGTTGGCGACATTCAAGTCCGAAACGGGGGAACCATCGGCGGCAACCTCGCCCACGGCGACGCGCGAACCGACCATCCCGCCGCCGTCCTCGCACTCGGTGGCTCGCTTGTCGTGACGGGGCCCGACGGCGACCGATCGATCGACGCCGCCGACCTCTTTACCGGCCACTTCGAGACCGCTGTCGGGGAGCAGGAGGTCGTGACCGCGCTTCGGATTCCGATCGAAGACGACGCCTCGAGCACGTACCGCAAGCATCGTAACCCCCTGTCGGGCTATCCGCTGATCGGGGTCGGTGCGTGGGCACAGACCGACGGCGAGACGATCGAACGCGCTCGCGTCGCCGCGACCGGCAATCTCGCTCGCCCCAAGCGGCTGGCCGCCGTCGAGGCGGCACTCGAGGGCGAACCGCTCGAGGCCGCAACGGTCGAAACTGCCGCAGAACAGGCAACGTCGCTCGACGACGACGAGTTCCGACGGGACGTGCAAGCCTCGCCAGCGTACTGTCGGCACCTGCTGTCAGTCCACACCGAGCGCGCCCTCCGAGACGTCATCGACGTCGACGGCGAGTGATCATCCTTCACTGACCCGCTTGACGTCGTCGCGCGCGAACAATCGGCTCGAGTTCTCTTCAACACCGGTGGCCGGTGTGTCACTCTCTATCCAATCGTTTCTCACGACCTGTGTTACGCTGCGGCATTCGTTCGAATTGCCCCGCCACAAGTTCGATTCAGACGAGTCGTTGGGTGTTGCTGTAATCACGAATTTGCTATCGCAGTATATGATTTATCAGGGTCGACAACTGCCGATCTGGCTGTGGTGACTTACCCGATCGGTTCTCGAGCGCTCGACTCGAGTCTGACAATTACGGGAGAACGTCACTCGGTCGATGTGAAGCAACGATTGGCAGCGACATCAGGTCTGGAGGTCGATCGGGGCCGGGATGGGTCCTCAGCCGATCGTGATGGTGAGTTCCCCGCCGCTCGAGGTTCGTGCACGTTCCGGCTCGGAATTGTGAGAGAAAAGAACACGATGGTTCGCTTGTCGGTCACCGAAACCGTATCATCTGGGAACACTCTCGCTGACGATGTGCCACGCGATTCGTCAGGTGGTACGTGGTTTTCCCAGCTGCGAAAATAGGGTAAATCCCATCGGAGGCCAGAACGGCTGGCAGCCGATAGCGTATCGTAACGACTGAAACGGATCACACATTGATCGCACTGTCCGCGGTTCTCGCTCGAGTCTTCGCTCACGGGTCGTTCCTCCCCGTTCGCTTTCCTGCGGTTCTCGCTCACGTCGTTCGCTCCGAATCGCGCTCTCGTCGTGCAATCGGGTGTGCACTGACTGCTAGTGGCTACGATAGTTCAGACTCGCCGGTGTCGAATCGCCCATCAGGCTGACCCCGTTGTTAAACAGTAATGCAAGCAGACAGATAACGCATGCACCACGAGCGCAGTCTCTCACAGATGGACCTCTTCCTTTTGCATCCGGTGACGTCGTCGACGTCCGAGCGTCGCTGGCGTTCTCGAGTGATACGAGTCTCCCATCATGGCTGATCGGGCCAGCCGGATGACAACCGAGTCGATAGCTGCGATTCGGGTCACGATCGCGGTGTGTTTTCGTGGCAGCTCAGTGATCCACCGCGTCACTGTCTCGTCCGTCTCTCTGTTCCGCTTTTGTCTCCGTTTCGTCTTCTGCTGCCCTCCACTAATAAATCCTATACTGCGATATAGAATTTTGCTTGAACCGATTAGTGCGGACCTGTAATTGAACGCGGACGAAAGAGGTGGTCAATCGAGAGTCGTCTCGGCCGGTATCACTGGCCGGTAATATCCGAGGAGTAGGGAACTCTCGACGACGTATCGTCGCTGCGGGCTCACAAACAAAATGAGCGGCGACGAACGTTACGAGACAGATGATTCGTTTGTCACTGGAAGCGCTCGAAATCGCCCTCATACGGTTTACTGTAGTCAATTACCGCCGATCGCCGACCGTTCTGGCGATCGGCGTAAATATAGTAGTCACTGAAAGTCAATGCACACCGCATCGCACGACGGCTGTGCGATGCATGTGTAAATCGTTTCAGTTGTTACTATAGTTACAGCAATCCGTATCAGCCGTCACTTGAATGACCAGTGAGAATCGTCAGAGAACCCGAACTCGTCGTCGGCTGTCGTCGGCACCTCATCTGCCGACGTCTGGACGCTCTGATAGAGGTGCTCGAGGTGCTTGAGCGTGCGTTGGATGTCGTATCGGTCGACGGCGGCCCGCGTGTCGCGGTCCGTCTCGAGACACGTTTCGATCGCGTCGGTCATCGCCTCGAGGTCACCGTACGCGAAGTGCTCCCCGTTGTCCGCGTCGATCGTCTGGTCGAACGGGGCGACGTCGGCGGCAACGACGGGCGTGCCACAGGCGTTGGCCTCGAGCGTGGAGAGTCCGAGCGTGTCGGCTGTCGAGGCGGTGACGAAGGTATCGATCGACGAGTAAAAGATCGGCAACTCCTCGCGAGGGAGGAACGGTCGCAACTCGACGTTGTCGGGGGCGTTGCGCTCGAGACAGTCTCGGTAGGGCCCTTCGCCGACGATGACGAAGTCGTAGTCGGGCAACTCCTCGGCGGCGCGCAGGATCTCGCTGACGTTTTTTTCCATACTGAGCCGCCCACTGTAGCCAATGACCGTTCGGTCGGGATACCAGTTCTCCGCGGTCGGCTGGAAGAACTCCATATCGATCCCCACCGGGAGCCGGACGTGTTCGACGTCGCGTTCGATCCGTCCGGTCGAGGCAGTCACGATGTCGAAGCTTTCGAGGAACGCGTTTTCCAGCGGAACGTACAGTTTCGAAAGGGCGTTTGCGACAGACTCGAGTTTGACGCTCTGGTGGAAGTACTCCTCGATCGGCGTGTGGTGGGTGTAGATCGTCGGCAGGTCGTGTTTCTTGGCGTAGTACCGGCCGAGCATGCCGACTGGTGCGGGACCGTGACAGTGGACGATATCGAGGTCCGGGAGCGTCGACGGGCGTCTAAAAAGTGGGATCCGATAGCCAGCGTAGAACGGGTTCGGCAGCGATTGCACCGGAATCTCGCGGTCGCCGGGGTCGTAGTCGCCATCGGGGTAAATGACGTAGACCTCGTGACCTTTCCGCTCTAATTCTTCGCGCCAGAGTTTGATCGTGTACGTTACACCGTCGATTTCGGGGAAATAACTGTCCGTGAAGAATCCGATTTTCATTCAGACCACCTCCTCGTACAGCGACTGATACTGGTTCGTGACCGCCTCGAGCGAGAAGTCCTCGCTTCGATCGGCCGCGTTCGATCCGAGCCGATGCCTGAGTTCCGGGTCTGTAAGCCGCTCGAGGGCCGTTTCGAACCCGTCCACACCCGACCCAGACACCTTCAGGCAGTCCTCGCCGTCCTCGAGCCACGAGAACGTCTCGATGTCGCGAACGAGGAGGGGTTTCCCAGCAGTCATCGCCTCGAGCAGCGCGATGCCCTCGTTTTCCTCGTGGGTCGGGAAACAGAAGATGTCGCCGGCCGCGTACGCACCCCGAATGTCGTCGACGTAGCCGGTGAACGTGCAGTTTGTCGGCGCGTTCTCGATCAGCGCCGTCGTCTCTCGCCCCTTCAGGGAGAGATCCAGTGGGCCGAACCAGGCGAAATCGAGGTCGGGTAGCCGACGGGCCAGTTCGACGAACGTTTCGAGTCCCTTGCGCTTGATGACGTGGCCGACGAGGAAGACGGTCGGCGACTCGAGGTCGTATCGCTCGCGGTACTCGTCCTCGAGCGAGTCGAATCCGGCGAGTTTCTCGCGATCGACGCCGTTCGAGATCACCGTCGTCGGCGTGTCCGTGTAGGTTTCGATCAGCCCCTGATTGTACGCCGAGGGACAGACGAGCGCGTCGGCCAGTCCGTAGGCTCGCTCGAGATACGGCTTGAGCGGCTTCGCGAGGGTGTTCGTGAACCGAAAGCTGTCGCCGAAGTCTTCGGCGGTCACGTGCGTGTTCGCAACGACCGGGATGTCGCGTGCGCGTGCCCGTTTTGCGTACCAAACCGACCGCGGCCCCATGAGGTTACAGTGAAAGACGTCGGCGTCGAGGTCCGGTTTGGTCGTGTACTGCAGGTCGAGTCGGTCTAGCATTTTCCGCTGGTGGACGACGGATTCACGAATGCCGCCGGTGACGTGGTCCTCGAATTCGAAGTAGTGGCTGATCTTCATCCGAGTGGGTTAGTCGCGGGTCCGGTTGGTGACACAGTACGGCCGGTCCAGAGCGAACGCCGGGTGTGGCAGTGCCCTTTCACTCGACTTCGAGCCACGGGACCTCCATGAGCGGCGGAATGTGCGTCTCGATGTGGTGTTCCCAGACGCCCTCCTCGCCGAAAGCTTCCCCGTGGTCGGCCGTCACGATCACCTTGCCGTCCAGTTCTTCGACCAGTTCGGCGACGGATTCGAGGGCGATCCGCAGGTTCTCCTCGTAGAGTGCCATCGCCGCCTCGCGGGTGCCGTTCGTGACGACGTCGGTGGGATCGAGTTCGAGCCAGAGCCCCGCCTTCTGGGCGAGTTCGCTGCCCTCGAGTTTGTCCTCGACTTTCGGGCGGAGCGTATCGCCGAGCGAGGCGATCGCACCGCCGTCGTCTCCGCTTTCCTCGGCTTCCTCCTGTTTCCGAATCCCTTTCTGGATCTGTTTGAGCTTCTGGCCCTTACCGCGGGCGAGGTAGGGGGCGTGAGGTTGCATATAGTGGAGGACCGTCCGCTCGGCCTCCTCGACGGCGGCTTGATGGTCGTAAAACGCCTCCGTCAGTCCCTCCGGTGGAACCGTACCGAGGTCGTCGTCCCAGCCACTTTTCCAGACGTCGAAGACGTTGCTGATGTGTTCGGAGGCCGTCCACTCGTAGTCGCAACTGGCACCCCACTTGAGTTCGTTCAGCGGAATCCCGAGGTCGTTGATGAAGGGATTCCCCGAAAAGTACGCGATATCGTGGTCGCCGGTAAACGTCCGGTAGGCCCACTCCGGCGTCGACGAGCCGGTACTCCAGCGCTTTTCCAGCGTCCCGTCGAGGTAGTCGTCGTAGACCTCGCTGAACACGTCGTATCGGCACGCATCCAGCACTAGACAGTAGTCCCATTCCGACTCGAGGAAATGCTGGTCCTGCATTAATTGGCGATACCTTTCGAGTCTCCCTACGTATGCTTATTGGTTTTTGGACTTTCTCTGTGGCTGTCCTACGCGCGTCGAGCCGGCGCGGCCGTGTTGGCGGTCACTCGTCGACCCGAGACCTTACTCGAGGTAGCCGAGTTCCCGAAGCCGGTCGCGGGTCTCCTCGTCGGCTTCGGCCAGCGCGTCGGCCTCGTCCGCGTCGGTCTCGGACGGATCGTCCCACGCACCGCCGGCGTGCTCCTCGAAGCGGGCGAGTGCCCGTTCGGTTGCGGCGACGACGTCGTCGTCGGTCGGGTCGACCGGTGACCGTTCTGCGGGGTCGTCGTCGAGTCGGTATCCCTCGTCAGAAATTCGGTCCGCGCGGACGTACTTGGCGTCCGTACTGCGGGCTGCGCGCAGTCGCGCGTAGGCGCGGTGATCGTCTGAGAGGTCGATGCCGGCCTCGCTCGCTTTCTGTTCTAGGTGGTGGAGTTCGATGACCGGCTGGGCGTATTCGACGAACGCGTAGTCGTCGGCCGCGCCCTCGCCTTCGAGGATAGCCCGTTGCCCAGCATCGGGGTCCGTGGCTCCCTCGAAAGCACGGTACTCGTCGGCGAGCAGCGACCGCGTCGGGTCGCGGGAAACGGCACCATTGTCGGACTGTCCTACTGTGTCAGGATCGACATCCAGCACGTCGAGTGTCGTGTGGTAGAGATCGAGCAACTCGACGAGGTCGTCGCGACGATCGGCCTCGAGAGCTGGATGTTTGACCAGCAGCGGGACGTTGATGAGTTGGTCGTAGAGGGCGAACTCGTGCCCGTAGAGGTCGTGTTCGCCATGGAGTTCGCCGTGGTCGGCCGCAACGACGACGGTTGTCTCCTCCCATTGCCCAGTTTCGCGCAGCCAGTCGAACAGGCGGCCGAGTTCGGCGTCCATGTGGGCGATCTCGGCGTCGTAGAGCCCGCGGATGGCGTCCCACTCCTCGTCGTCGATGTCTCGTGCGCCGGAGTTGTACTCCTTCGAATTCTGGCAAACGTCGTCCGGATCGATGCCGGGAGCGAACGTCTCGCGGTACTCCTCGGGCGGGTAGTAAGGTAGATGGGCGTCCATCAGATTGATGAACGCAAACCAGCCCTCGTCGCTGTCGCTGTCGTCGATGAACGACTTCGTTCGGTCGATGACTGACGGCGTCTTCGAATCGGCTCCCTCGCCGCTGGCGAGTTTGGCGTGAGCCATCGCGCCGAGGTGAACGAGTTTCGACGCGAGTTCGCGGAGGTAGTCGTTGTCGTTGACTGCCTGCCACGCGCTCGCAAGCGGGCCCGAGAAGACGTCGCCGGGCAGCACCTCGAAAAACGAGTCCTGTGCATCGAAGCCCTCGGTAAGGCCAGTGTAAGGCGTGATCCACGCGTTCGAGGAGTAACACGCCGTGTCGTAGCCGGCCGCCGACAAGACCGACGCGAGGGTCACGTCGCCGTCGAGGTACGGACTCCCCTGGTCGGCTCCGTGCTGGCTCGGGTAAAGCCCGGTAAACAGCGAGGCGTGGACTGGCAGCGTCCACGGCGCGGGTGCGACCGCCGACTCGAAGACGGTTGCCTCAGTGGCAAACTGCGAGAGTGCGGGCGTCGTCTCCCGTTCGTATCCGTACGGGCCGAGGTGATCCTTTCGAACCGTATCCAGAACGACGAAGAGGACGTTCGACTGCCGAGTTTCGTCCATTACTGGTGCCAACTGGGTCCATCCAAATAAAATGAGTTAACTGTTCCGTGTTACCATTCTACATTCTTCGTCCACCACGGGCCGAGGGAGTTGCCTCGAGTAACGGGCAAAATAGGCTATCGATACCCACCCTCGCTGGCAGCAACCAGACGTTTCAAGTTCGCTAGCGATTCATATCTGCCATGGATGCTCGTAACCGGCGCGCGTTTCTCCTCGGCGCCTTCGGGACGATCGCGGTCTTTGCCGTCCTCCTTTTTGTCGTCGGCACGAGACGCGTCGTCGACTCGCTGCTGTCGGCAGACCCATCGCTGGTCGCCGTGACGTTCGCGCTCGCGATCTGCTGGCTCGCCGCCTGGAGTTTGATGCTCCGGACCGTCCTCGTCACGCTCGGCGTCACCATCCCGGTTGTGAAGGCGTTTTTCGTTTATTCCGGTGCCGTGTTTGCGAACAACGTCACGCCGTTCGGGCAGGCCGGCGGCGAACCGGTCGCGGCGCTGCTCATCTCGAAAGTTTCCGATTCGCGCTACGAGACCGGGCTTGTCGGCATCGCCAGCGTCGACGTCCTCAACGTCGTCCCGTCTATCTCGCTTATTTTCGTCGGCGTCGGCTACTATGCGACCACTGCCGCCATCGGCGAGCGACTCGAGACGGCCGTCAGTTCGGCTGTCGTGCTGATCTCCGCGGTTGTCCTCGTCATCGGCCTCATCTGGCGGTATCACGGGACGATTATCGACCGACTCCCCGCCATCGTCGCCCCGCGACTCGAGCGACTCGGACTCGAGCGATTCGACTCGCAAACGCTGGAAGCGGATCTTGCGGACCGGTTGCAGCGGTTCTTCGAGAACATCGAACGCGTCGCGGTCGATCGCTGGCGGCTCGTCGCCGTGGTCGGCCTCTCACTGGCCGGCTGGCTCTTCCAGACGGCCGCACTCATGGCGGCGTTCGCCGCCCTCGGCTACAGCGTACCGCCGTACGTCCTGTTGTTCGTGATTCCACTGGCCAACCTCGCCGGGGCTGCGCCGCTTCCGGGCGGCCTCGGCGGGATCGAAGCCGCTTTTGTGACGCTTCTCGTGCCGACAACCGGCGTCGAGGCGTCGGCCGTTACCGCGGCCGTCCTCATTTTCCGCGGTGCGATCTACTGGATGCCGGTGCTGATCGGCGGCGTGTCCGTGTCGGCTTTCGGCGTCCGCGCGCTCCGGTGACCCTCGAGCGGCGCGTCGACCGAGAAGTTGATTCTCGTCCGCCGCGGACGTACACTACGCGACATGTATCGGGGAGGCCACGCCGGATTCAACGCGCTATTGTACGCCCCGTTCGTCCCGCCCGTGAGCTACTACTGGTCGCTCGAGCTCGCGCTGTTGGGCGCGGCGATCGCCATCGGCGTGGCGAACCTGCCGGACGTCGACGAGCCGCTGCCGTGGCTTCGCCACCGCGGGCCGACGCACACGATCTGGTTTGCGGTCGTCGTCGGACTGCTCTCCGGTGTCGGAACCGCACTGCTCGCCCCGGCGACGCCGCAGGCGTTTCAGTTTGGCTTCGTCGTCGGCACCGCTGGCATCCTCGCCCACCTCGCGGGCGACATCGTGACGCCGATGGGAATCAGCCCCTTCGCGCCACTCTCGAGCTATCACGTGACGCTCAACTGGTTCAAATCCAAGAACAGCCGCATCAACCGGGTCGTCCTGCTCGTCGGGACGGCCGCACTGGGCGTCTCGCTGCTGCTCGCGGTCGGCCTGTCGATCGTGTTTGTCTCCAGCGGCTGATCGGACGGTGTTCGAGCGTCGATCGCTCGAGGCGTCCGTTATTGGATCCGAGACAGTTCGTCTGTCCGCCATGCGAGCACCCCGAGTGATAGCGCCCACAGCAGGACCGTCGCGCTCGTTCCGTGAACGGCGAGTCCGGGGCTCCATGTCGTCTCGATCGGGAACAGCCAGGCGATTCCCGTCGGCGAGAACGAATCGATCACGAGGTGTGACCCGATCGCTAATCCGACGGCGACTGGGACCTCTCGTTCCCGTCGGATCGCGTACACACCGGCGACGATCCCCAGCGCGAAAAGTGGCGTGTGGGTGAGCCCGCGGTGAACCAGCGGCCAGTCCCACGCTGCGGGAAACAAAAAGTCTGCATCCGGACATACGCCGAGGACGGCTCCGATCCATGGGTCGGCGTCAGTGAACGCTCGAACGAGGGCATACCCGACGATGGCGTGGGTCACGAACGCCCCCGCGAGGTACAGTATCCGAACACCCTCCATTACGTTCGCATTCGGTTGACGGCTACACGTAGTTTGTGGTGACGATCGCCTCGCTCGCGATTCTGTGATGTGCTCTCTGTCGTCGAAACCACCAACACTTACACTCGAGTCCATTGACCACCCACTAATGGTGCTGTTGCAACTCGAGGAAATGCCGTCCTGGCTCGAGTCGATGTTTACGTCGGAACTCGCCTTTCTCGTCCTGTTCGGGATCTGTATCCTCGAGGGCGCGATGATGTTGCGGTTCATGCCGAGCGAACTCGTCGTACCGGGCGCCTTAGCGCTGATCGGATCGTCGGTCCCCGAACTGGTCACGATCGTCGCCATCGCGGTCGTCGGCACGACGATCGGTCAGACCGTGCTGTTCTTTCTCGTCCGCCGTGCCGGCCGGGAGTACGTGCTTCAGAAGCGGTGGTTCCCGGTCACGGAATCGCGACTCGAGCGGTTCGACGGCTGGTTCGACCGCTGGGGGGCAATTGCCGTCGCCGGCAGCAACACGATGCTGTTCGTCCGCGGGCTGTTGACCGTTCCAGCCGGCCTCTCGGAAATGAACGCGCGGTCGTTCGTCGCCCTGTCGGCGATCGGCTCGCTGTCGTTCCAGTTGATCCTCGCCGGGCTCTACCTTCTCGGCGGGCATCTGCTCATCTTCGGTTGATCGCGCCAGAACGAGTGACCGCAGCCGGTTCATACGAACGTCTGTCAGTCAGTCCCGGTGCACCCGAATGGCGAGTCGCGGGTGCGCCGAGACACAGTGATAGCGGACCGTATCAGTCGT belongs to Natronorubrum aibiense and includes:
- a CDS encoding FAD binding domain-containing protein, yielding MYANDFEYYLAESIDEAVDLLEDHEGAELLAGSHGLLPRMRTGEEAPPVLVDINAVDGLSGIERTDGDLSVGALVTHAELAESELVREHAPALADAAGEVGDIQVRNGGTIGGNLAHGDARTDHPAAVLALGGSLVVTGPDGDRSIDAADLFTGHFETAVGEQEVVTALRIPIEDDASSTYRKHRNPLSGYPLIGVGAWAQTDGETIERARVAATGNLARPKRLAAVEAALEGEPLEAATVETAAEQATSLDDDEFRRDVQASPAYCRHLLSVHTERALRDVIDVDGE
- a CDS encoding glycosyltransferase, translated to MKIGFFTDSYFPEIDGVTYTIKLWREELERKGHEVYVIYPDGDYDPGDREIPVQSLPNPFYAGYRIPLFRRPSTLPDLDIVHCHGPAPVGMLGRYYAKKHDLPTIYTHHTPIEEYFHQSVKLESVANALSKLYVPLENAFLESFDIVTASTGRIERDVEHVRLPVGIDMEFFQPTAENWYPDRTVIGYSGRLSMEKNVSEILRAAEELPDYDFVIVGEGPYRDCLERNAPDNVELRPFLPREELPIFYSSIDTFVTASTADTLGLSTLEANACGTPVVAADVAPFDQTIDADNGEHFAYGDLEAMTDAIETCLETDRDTRAAVDRYDIQRTLKHLEHLYQSVQTSADEVPTTADDEFGFSDDSHWSFK
- a CDS encoding glycosyltransferase family 4 protein, with the protein product MKISHYFEFEDHVTGGIRESVVHQRKMLDRLDLQYTTKPDLDADVFHCNLMGPRSVWYAKRARARDIPVVANTHVTAEDFGDSFRFTNTLAKPLKPYLERAYGLADALVCPSAYNQGLIETYTDTPTTVISNGVDREKLAGFDSLEDEYRERYDLESPTVFLVGHVIKRKGLETFVELARRLPDLDFAWFGPLDLSLKGRETTALIENAPTNCTFTGYVDDIRGAYAAGDIFCFPTHEENEGIALLEAMTAGKPLLVRDIETFSWLEDGEDCLKVSGSGVDGFETALERLTDPELRHRLGSNAADRSEDFSLEAVTNQYQSLYEEVV
- a CDS encoding histidine phosphatase family protein, giving the protein MQDQHFLESEWDYCLVLDACRYDVFSEVYDDYLDGTLEKRWSTGSSTPEWAYRTFTGDHDIAYFSGNPFINDLGIPLNELKWGASCDYEWTASEHISNVFDVWKSGWDDDLGTVPPEGLTEAFYDHQAAVEEAERTVLHYMQPHAPYLARGKGQKLKQIQKGIRKQEEAEESGDDGGAIASLGDTLRPKVEDKLEGSELAQKAGLWLELDPTDVVTNGTREAAMALYEENLRIALESVAELVEELDGKVIVTADHGEAFGEEGVWEHHIETHIPPLMEVPWLEVE
- a CDS encoding sulfatase — its product is MDETRQSNVLFVVLDTVRKDHLGPYGYERETTPALSQFATEATVFESAVAPAPWTLPVHASLFTGLYPSQHGADQGSPYLDGDVTLASVLSAAGYDTACYSSNAWITPYTGLTEGFDAQDSFFEVLPGDVFSGPLASAWQAVNDNDYLRELASKLVHLGAMAHAKLASGEGADSKTPSVIDRTKSFIDDSDSDEGWFAFINLMDAHLPYYPPEEYRETFAPGIDPDDVCQNSKEYNSGARDIDDEEWDAIRGLYDAEIAHMDAELGRLFDWLRETGQWEETTVVVAADHGELHGEHDLYGHEFALYDQLINVPLLVKHPALEADRRDDLVELLDLYHTTLDVLDVDPDTVGQSDNGAVSRDPTRSLLADEYRAFEGATDPDAGQRAILEGEGAADDYAFVEYAQPVIELHHLEQKASEAGIDLSDDHRAYARLRAARSTDAKYVRADRISDEGYRLDDDPAERSPVDPTDDDVVAATERALARFEEHAGGAWDDPSETDADEADALAEADEETRDRLRELGYLE
- a CDS encoding lysylphosphatidylglycerol synthase transmembrane domain-containing protein; protein product: MDARNRRAFLLGAFGTIAVFAVLLFVVGTRRVVDSLLSADPSLVAVTFALAICWLAAWSLMLRTVLVTLGVTIPVVKAFFVYSGAVFANNVTPFGQAGGEPVAALLISKVSDSRYETGLVGIASVDVLNVVPSISLIFVGVGYYATTAAIGERLETAVSSAVVLISAVVLVIGLIWRYHGTIIDRLPAIVAPRLERLGLERFDSQTLEADLADRLQRFFENIERVAVDRWRLVAVVGLSLAGWLFQTAALMAAFAALGYSVPPYVLLFVIPLANLAGAAPLPGGLGGIEAAFVTLLVPTTGVEASAVTAAVLIFRGAIYWMPVLIGGVSVSAFGVRALR
- a CDS encoding metal-dependent hydrolase; translation: MYRGGHAGFNALLYAPFVPPVSYYWSLELALLGAAIAIGVANLPDVDEPLPWLRHRGPTHTIWFAVVVGLLSGVGTALLAPATPQAFQFGFVVGTAGILAHLAGDIVTPMGISPFAPLSSYHVTLNWFKSKNSRINRVVLLVGTAALGVSLLLAVGLSIVFVSSG
- a CDS encoding metal-dependent hydrolase yields the protein MEGVRILYLAGAFVTHAIVGYALVRAFTDADPWIGAVLGVCPDADFLFPAAWDWPLVHRGLTHTPLFALGIVAGVYAIRREREVPVAVGLAIGSHLVIDSFSPTGIAWLFPIETTWSPGLAVHGTSATVLLWALSLGVLAWRTDELSRIQ
- a CDS encoding DedA family protein, yielding MVLLQLEEMPSWLESMFTSELAFLVLFGICILEGAMMLRFMPSELVVPGALALIGSSVPELVTIVAIAVVGTTIGQTVLFFLVRRAGREYVLQKRWFPVTESRLERFDGWFDRWGAIAVAGSNTMLFVRGLLTVPAGLSEMNARSFVALSAIGSLSFQLILAGLYLLGGHLLIFG